A genomic window from Pelagicoccus albus includes:
- a CDS encoding AURKAIP1/COX24 domain-containing protein, which translates to MGNLKKKRRLKMSKHKRRKRLKSNRHKKKAW; encoded by the coding sequence ATGGGTAATCTAAAGAAAAAACGCAGACTCAAGATGTCTAAGCACAAGCGTCGTAAGCGCTTGAAGTCGAACCGCCACAAGAAGAAGGCTTGGTAG
- a CDS encoding pseudouridine synthase: MSSKKELISFPPGYLGNRPEKFPLIANNEALFAINKPAGLACFQHEWTLGKPDFSMALRRELLNEKPQLQKLGIEGMFRVFNLDAELSGALVYAKNEENEVLLKNAAGSSQVQYHFHLLARSETEDREFVCDLPLSKHFQAKRMVVSHRTGKKCETHFKFLRSFGQYQLWEAVSTNLRAHQVRVHAAERGLSIVGEDLYADGDEIYLSRLKRDYMRGKGREKPLYDKLCVHLVEVSFAIPGRELDPVLAPLPSRFETLLKRLDEYRGGRG, encoded by the coding sequence ATGAGCTCAAAGAAAGAACTGATATCCTTCCCTCCAGGCTACTTGGGCAATCGACCGGAGAAGTTTCCGTTGATCGCCAACAACGAAGCGTTGTTCGCCATCAATAAGCCAGCTGGGCTCGCCTGTTTTCAGCACGAGTGGACGCTGGGCAAGCCCGATTTCTCCATGGCATTGCGACGTGAGCTCTTGAACGAGAAACCTCAGCTGCAAAAGCTAGGCATCGAGGGGATGTTTCGTGTCTTCAATTTGGACGCTGAGCTCAGTGGCGCCCTGGTTTACGCTAAGAACGAAGAAAACGAAGTTCTTCTCAAAAACGCGGCGGGCTCGAGCCAGGTCCAGTATCATTTCCATCTTTTGGCCCGGTCGGAGACCGAAGACCGAGAGTTCGTTTGCGATTTGCCGCTTTCCAAGCACTTCCAGGCGAAGCGAATGGTGGTGTCTCACCGCACTGGGAAAAAGTGTGAAACCCATTTCAAGTTCCTAAGAAGTTTTGGGCAGTACCAGTTGTGGGAGGCTGTTTCTACGAATCTTAGGGCACATCAAGTGAGAGTCCATGCCGCAGAGAGAGGTCTCAGCATCGTGGGAGAGGATTTGTATGCAGATGGGGACGAGATCTACCTGTCTCGGCTAAAGCGGGACTACATGCGAGGTAAGGGCCGCGAAAAGCCACTCTACGACAAGCTTTGTGTGCACTTGGTAGAAGTCTCGTTTGCTATTCCGGGCCGTGAGCTGGATCCGGTCTTGGCGCCACTGCCAAGCCGTTTCGAGACTTTGCTAAAACGACTCGACGAGTATCGAGGAGGTCGGGGCTAA
- the rpsT gene encoding 30S ribosomal protein S20 has product MANTKSAIKNNRKTIARTLHNRSRKTRIKTLAKKVAALAADGSDKEALKAAAIDYVSAMDKAAKTNLVHANKASRAKASVAKYIAG; this is encoded by the coding sequence ATGGCAAATACCAAGTCAGCAATTAAGAACAACCGCAAGACGATCGCGCGCACACTGCACAATCGTTCTCGCAAGACTCGTATCAAGACGCTGGCCAAGAAGGTAGCAGCACTCGCTGCTGACGGTTCTGATAAGGAAGCGCTCAAGGCTGCCGCGATCGACTACGTATCCGCAATGGACAAGGCGGCGAAGACCAATCTCGTACATGCAAACAAGGCAAGCCGCGCTAAGGCTTCCGTTGCGAAGTACATCGCTGGATAA
- a CDS encoding DUF7305 domain-containing protein, which translates to MLASILIVVIVGLWMAAAMQSSFTEYKMSNRYLNMQSALNLAESGLEEGVRAFNSQSWSGWTAYSEGYFKSIDADWLGSEGSGTIKIFVSDSPTSPTIAAEGKILGADGTPVSRQIKVDLSSGSLFANGLLARRNVIMNGNNVIVDSYDSRLGSYTPSSYANRFSNGNVASLNLANTDVLINNADIYGYLSVGGTFNVNSSFHNNGTLGVWGASTGTKDLNRVTEDFYADLPEVTVPAYSGWTDVSTINSGASDITGALTLGNPTDTSPANYQAERISLSGNGDDLVIDGPVRLYVRRNVSISGKGTIRITSTGSLELYSAESLSISGNGSAYGMQNETEKPEKFMIYNTTPTAGGTSVDVAGNGLVYAVVYAPNSNVHLQGGGNSGSVYGAIVGYEITLNGGYEFHYDEALEDLAGGGGMNIDFWRELKAEGERLPFDSPSSLNEAFQSFASTGSSLSH; encoded by the coding sequence ATGCTCGCGTCGATCTTGATTGTGGTCATCGTGGGCCTGTGGATGGCGGCGGCCATGCAGTCGTCGTTTACTGAATACAAGATGTCGAATCGCTACCTCAACATGCAGAGTGCTCTGAACTTAGCGGAGTCAGGGTTGGAAGAGGGGGTGCGTGCTTTCAATTCCCAATCTTGGTCAGGCTGGACTGCTTATTCAGAGGGGTATTTTAAGTCGATCGATGCTGACTGGCTCGGTTCTGAGGGTTCGGGTACCATTAAGATTTTCGTCAGCGACAGCCCGACATCGCCCACCATTGCCGCGGAGGGGAAGATCCTGGGGGCCGACGGGACTCCGGTGAGTCGCCAAATCAAGGTAGATCTCTCCTCTGGAAGTCTTTTTGCAAACGGACTATTGGCCCGTCGCAACGTGATTATGAACGGCAACAACGTCATCGTTGACAGCTACGATTCTCGCTTGGGCTCTTACACGCCGTCTTCTTACGCGAATCGTTTCTCCAATGGAAATGTGGCTTCCCTCAACTTGGCGAACACGGATGTGCTCATCAACAATGCGGACATTTACGGTTACCTTTCCGTGGGTGGTACTTTCAATGTGAACTCTTCGTTCCACAACAACGGCACATTAGGGGTGTGGGGAGCCTCGACTGGCACCAAGGACCTCAATCGCGTAACGGAAGATTTCTACGCGGACCTGCCAGAAGTCACGGTGCCTGCCTATTCGGGCTGGACGGACGTTTCGACTATCAATTCGGGAGCTTCAGATATCACCGGCGCGTTAACTTTGGGGAATCCGACTGATACCTCGCCCGCTAATTACCAAGCGGAACGAATTTCCCTCAGCGGAAATGGAGACGATCTAGTGATAGATGGGCCAGTCCGTCTCTATGTGAGACGGAACGTGAGTATTTCAGGTAAGGGTACGATAAGAATTACTAGCACGGGCTCTCTGGAGCTCTACTCGGCGGAGTCTTTGAGCATTTCGGGCAATGGTTCTGCCTACGGTATGCAAAACGAAACCGAGAAGCCAGAGAAGTTCATGATCTACAATACGACCCCAACTGCGGGAGGAACGAGTGTAGATGTAGCCGGAAATGGTTTGGTCTACGCCGTTGTTTACGCTCCGAACTCGAATGTTCATCTGCAGGGCGGCGGCAACAGCGGCTCGGTCTACGGAGCGATAGTCGGCTATGAGATTACTTTGAATGGTGGTTACGAGTTCCACTACGACGAAGCCCTGGAGGATTTGGCCGGGGGCGGTGGAATGAACATCGATTTCTGGCGTGAACTCAAAGCGGAGGGCGAGCGTTTGCCCTTCGACTCGCCCTCCTCGTTGAATGAAGCGTTCCAGTCCTTTGCCTCTACAGGAAGCAGCTTGAGTCACTAA
- a CDS encoding PilW family protein, translating to MTTTIDHSRPLRRKKGMTLVEVMIAITLCGVVLAVSTGSMLFLAKATKGLGNYQGMNMASRFALEDFGSDARMTKDVNYANASSMSLEVYDSSGGLTTVIYRYDSSEGTFSRVIGSTTEVILEDVESLSLVYYNLHGNATTTELEIKEVQLQAEMRRNVLSIKNTNEIISARFMMRNRSVSS from the coding sequence ATGACTACTACTATAGATCATTCTAGGCCTTTGAGGCGAAAGAAGGGCATGACCCTTGTGGAGGTGATGATTGCCATCACCCTTTGCGGTGTGGTGTTGGCAGTTTCGACCGGCAGCATGTTGTTTCTAGCGAAGGCTACCAAGGGGCTGGGTAACTATCAGGGTATGAACATGGCAAGCCGCTTCGCTCTGGAAGACTTTGGTTCCGATGCCCGCATGACCAAGGACGTCAACTACGCCAACGCTAGTTCGATGTCGCTAGAGGTCTACGATTCTTCAGGTGGGCTGACGACAGTCATTTATCGCTACGACTCAAGCGAGGGAACCTTCTCGAGAGTAATCGGGAGTACGACGGAAGTTATCCTCGAGGATGTGGAGAGCTTAAGTCTCGTCTACTACAACCTGCATGGGAATGCGACGACCACGGAATTGGAGATCAAGGAAGTCCAATTGCAGGCGGAGATGCGACGCAATGTCCTGAGCATCAAGAACACCAATGAAATAATTTCGGCCCGTTTCATGATGAGAAACCGGTCAGTTAGTAGTTAG
- a CDS encoding type IV pilus modification PilV family protein, with protein sequence MHISINTGRLAGRRRSRGKGEGGFTLVEVMVAIMLIGLVLTAAFSTVTQALQTMETSRDYARIAQILQSEMEDLRTMSWSELEALQTSDAGTKELDLTSEFNEAFGLRYRALRLIEDRYSDQKQATIWVKWEDARGNTKTEKTVSWFTQNGLHDYYYRSF encoded by the coding sequence GTGCACATTTCTATCAATACAGGTCGGCTGGCAGGGCGTCGTCGCTCTCGCGGTAAAGGCGAGGGTGGTTTTACTTTGGTAGAGGTAATGGTCGCGATCATGTTGATCGGACTCGTGCTTACGGCGGCATTTTCTACAGTGACGCAGGCGTTGCAGACGATGGAGACGTCTCGGGACTACGCCCGTATTGCCCAGATCCTGCAAAGCGAGATGGAGGATCTTAGGACTATGAGCTGGTCGGAGCTCGAAGCTTTGCAAACTTCGGACGCAGGGACCAAGGAGCTCGATCTGACTTCGGAATTTAATGAAGCCTTTGGCCTTCGCTATCGGGCTCTGCGGCTAATCGAGGATCGTTACTCCGACCAGAAGCAAGCGACGATCTGGGTTAAGTGGGAAGATGCCCGAGGAAACACTAAAACCGAGAAGACGGTGTCTTGGTTTACTCAAAATGGTCTCCATGACTACTACTATAGATCATTCTAG
- a CDS encoding zinc ribbon domain-containing protein: MVSDTLTKMLILQDRDMKLQQVESLLASLPMDRKACEDRIANIRAEVEGARQSVLELESRGKTIENEMGSIEAQIIKYKNQQLQVKKNEEYQALTHEIEIAGKKISDLESDELEVLYELDEERKRFEEAAGKSKEAISLEESAIAKLDERLEEVKGELAEAQEAKAKAEAELDKPGRSKYTQVARGLKFPVIVALSGHSCKGCHMRVSNAVESDVKSAREITTCDNCGRVLYYAD, encoded by the coding sequence ATGGTATCCGATACCCTGACCAAAATGTTGATCCTTCAGGATCGCGACATGAAATTGCAGCAAGTCGAGAGCTTGCTCGCTTCTTTGCCAATGGATCGCAAGGCGTGCGAGGATCGTATCGCTAACATCCGAGCGGAAGTCGAAGGGGCGCGCCAGAGCGTGCTGGAGTTAGAGTCTCGGGGCAAGACGATCGAGAATGAGATGGGTTCGATCGAGGCTCAGATCATCAAGTACAAGAACCAGCAGTTGCAGGTTAAGAAGAACGAGGAGTATCAGGCGCTCACTCACGAGATCGAAATCGCGGGCAAGAAAATCTCTGATTTGGAGTCGGACGAGTTGGAGGTGCTTTACGAGTTAGACGAAGAGCGGAAACGTTTCGAAGAAGCGGCCGGCAAGTCGAAAGAAGCCATCTCCTTGGAGGAAAGTGCTATCGCCAAGCTGGACGAAAGGCTTGAGGAAGTTAAGGGTGAGTTGGCGGAGGCTCAGGAGGCGAAGGCCAAGGCTGAAGCTGAGCTCGATAAGCCTGGCCGGTCCAAATACACGCAAGTCGCCCGCGGGCTGAAGTTTCCTGTCATTGTCGCTCTTTCTGGCCACTCCTGCAAAGGCTGTCACATGCGGGTGTCTAACGCTGTAGAGTCGGACGTGAAATCGGCTCGAGAAATTACGACTTGCGACAACTGCGGGCGAGTCCTCTATTACGCGGACTAG
- a CDS encoding RrF2 family transcriptional regulator, protein MKLSVKLDYACRALARMAIRRPSGELSRIEELAEVEAIPANYLVQILGDLRNGGLIESRRGKQGGYLLARAPEDISLREVIMLVQGDVFSSVANSAGASGEKVAEVWKDLQDCFEAKAAELTVKDLIPETPEEMYYI, encoded by the coding sequence ATGAAATTATCCGTTAAGCTCGATTACGCATGCCGTGCCCTCGCCAGGATGGCGATCCGCCGCCCGAGTGGCGAACTTTCCCGAATCGAGGAGCTGGCGGAAGTGGAGGCTATCCCCGCCAATTACTTGGTGCAGATTTTAGGCGATTTGCGAAATGGCGGATTGATCGAGAGCCGTCGGGGTAAACAAGGGGGCTACCTTCTCGCTCGAGCCCCGGAAGATATCAGCTTGCGGGAAGTCATCATGCTGGTGCAGGGGGACGTGTTCAGTTCGGTTGCCAACTCGGCGGGAGCTTCGGGGGAAAAGGTCGCTGAGGTTTGGAAGGATTTGCAGGATTGTTTCGAAGCGAAGGCTGCCGAACTCACGGTCAAGGACCTGATCCCGGAGACTCCGGAGGAAATGTATTATATATAA
- the gyrB gene encoding DNA topoisomerase (ATP-hydrolyzing) subunit B, with translation MDSQNESENEPVNYDGDSDYNASNIQKLEGLEGVRKRPDMYIGDTNERGLHHCVFEVVDNSIDEALAGYCKNIKVSIHLDGSCSIEDDGRGIPVDIHPTYQIPALELVLTNLHAGGKFGKGAYQVSGGLHGVGAKCVNAVSEWFEAEVRREGKIHQMQFSQGKTTKELTIIGDTQKTGTKISFKPDPEIFETTLTFQYEILGKRLRELAFLNPGISITLIDERSNKEENFLFKDGIAEYIRFLNRSKNVLHEEPIAFGDSVKEKEDSPAIQVDVALQYNDSYNDQIFAYANSIFNIEGGTHLTGFRTALTRVVNQFARANNLLKDKDPAITGDDAREGLVAVISVKVPEPRFEGQTKTKLSNGEVDGIVQKIVGERLKFHFETDPKLAKRLIDKCLNAARAREAARKARETVRKSALSGGGLPGKLADCSSRKPEESELYIVEGDSAGGSAKQGRDRRTQAILPLRGKLINSEKARIDKVLSNNEIRTMITAIGTGIGDSEDGGGFNIEKARYHKVIIMTDADVDGSHISTLLLTFLYRHMKGLIEKGYVYMAQPPLYKIKRKRREQYVDNDEQLNRILLELGGDEAVLTRVDDGHKFEGEKLDKIVEIFAQLERIGGSVTRHGGSLGEYLEQYSKENHSLPRYLARVREGNNESYHFLREETDRAVFVQNQGMGAEGLNEENATATIFDEAAGISKRISIFEIFESNEMSKLLHEIETIGLDLSQFVSSEEPVYTFTENVGSKSENTIEIFSNMSILDEIRKSGRKGLSIQRYKGLGEMNPKQLYETTMDVSKRRLLKVNINDAAKADELFTILMGEEVAPRRLFIEDNALNVSYLDV, from the coding sequence ATGGATTCCCAAAACGAATCTGAAAACGAGCCAGTCAACTACGACGGCGATTCCGATTACAACGCTTCAAACATCCAGAAGCTAGAAGGCCTCGAGGGCGTGCGCAAACGCCCCGACATGTACATAGGCGACACCAACGAGCGCGGCCTGCACCACTGCGTATTCGAAGTGGTAGACAACTCCATCGATGAAGCGCTGGCCGGATACTGCAAAAACATCAAAGTATCTATCCACCTCGACGGCTCCTGCTCAATCGAGGACGACGGACGTGGCATTCCCGTCGACATCCACCCGACCTATCAGATACCGGCCCTTGAGCTGGTGCTGACCAACTTGCACGCGGGCGGCAAGTTCGGCAAAGGAGCCTACCAAGTCTCCGGCGGTCTTCACGGCGTGGGCGCCAAGTGTGTCAACGCGGTTTCCGAATGGTTTGAGGCAGAGGTTCGCCGCGAAGGAAAAATCCACCAGATGCAATTCAGCCAGGGCAAGACGACCAAAGAGCTGACCATCATCGGCGATACACAAAAGACAGGTACCAAGATCTCCTTCAAACCAGACCCCGAGATCTTTGAAACGACCCTCACTTTCCAGTACGAGATCCTCGGCAAGCGCCTGCGAGAGCTCGCCTTTCTAAATCCCGGCATCTCCATCACCCTTATCGACGAACGCTCCAACAAGGAGGAAAACTTCCTCTTCAAGGACGGTATCGCCGAATACATCCGTTTCCTCAACCGTTCAAAAAACGTCCTGCACGAAGAGCCCATAGCGTTCGGAGACTCAGTTAAGGAGAAGGAGGATTCTCCAGCCATACAAGTCGACGTCGCCCTGCAGTACAACGACTCGTACAACGACCAGATTTTCGCCTACGCGAACTCCATCTTCAACATCGAAGGCGGCACTCACCTCACCGGATTCCGCACAGCCCTCACTCGAGTGGTCAACCAATTCGCGCGAGCAAATAATCTCCTGAAGGATAAGGATCCAGCCATCACTGGCGACGACGCTCGTGAAGGCTTGGTAGCCGTGATCTCGGTCAAAGTCCCAGAACCTCGCTTCGAGGGGCAAACCAAGACCAAGCTGTCAAACGGAGAGGTCGATGGTATCGTCCAAAAAATCGTAGGCGAACGTCTTAAGTTCCACTTCGAGACCGACCCGAAGCTCGCCAAGCGACTCATCGACAAGTGCCTCAACGCCGCACGCGCTCGTGAAGCCGCTCGCAAAGCTCGCGAAACGGTCCGCAAATCAGCTCTCTCCGGCGGAGGCCTACCGGGCAAGCTAGCCGACTGCTCCTCGCGCAAGCCAGAGGAGTCGGAACTCTACATCGTGGAGGGTGATTCCGCGGGCGGTTCCGCAAAACAAGGTCGCGACCGCAGAACTCAGGCGATCCTCCCCTTGCGAGGCAAGTTGATCAACTCCGAGAAAGCCCGCATCGACAAAGTTCTATCCAACAACGAAATCCGGACCATGATCACAGCCATCGGCACCGGGATAGGTGACTCTGAAGACGGAGGAGGATTCAACATCGAGAAGGCTCGTTACCATAAGGTCATAATAATGACCGACGCGGATGTGGACGGATCTCACATCTCGACCCTACTGCTGACTTTCCTTTATCGCCACATGAAGGGCTTGATCGAGAAAGGTTACGTCTACATGGCCCAGCCTCCTCTCTACAAGATCAAGAGAAAACGCCGCGAGCAGTACGTCGACAACGATGAGCAGCTAAACCGAATCCTCCTCGAGCTCGGAGGCGACGAGGCCGTACTCACTCGCGTCGACGACGGACATAAATTCGAAGGCGAAAAGCTGGACAAGATCGTCGAAATATTCGCTCAACTCGAACGTATCGGTGGATCCGTTACACGCCACGGCGGCTCATTGGGCGAGTACCTTGAACAGTATTCAAAAGAAAACCACAGCTTGCCACGCTATCTTGCACGTGTGCGGGAAGGAAACAACGAATCCTACCATTTCCTGCGCGAAGAAACCGACCGTGCTGTTTTCGTGCAGAACCAGGGCATGGGAGCCGAAGGGCTCAACGAAGAAAACGCCACCGCAACCATCTTCGACGAAGCAGCAGGCATCTCAAAGCGCATTTCCATCTTCGAGATTTTCGAATCGAACGAGATGTCAAAGCTCTTGCATGAAATCGAAACCATAGGCTTGGACCTATCTCAGTTTGTAAGCTCTGAAGAGCCAGTTTACACCTTCACGGAAAACGTCGGATCCAAGAGCGAGAACACCATCGAGATCTTCTCAAATATGTCCATTCTCGACGAAATCCGAAAGTCTGGACGCAAGGGCTTGTCCATCCAACGGTACAAGGGTCTAGGTGAAATGAACCCGAAACAGCTCTACGAAACGACCATGGACGTATCCAAGCGTAGACTACTTAAAGTAAACATTAATGACGCGGCCAAGGCGGACGAGCTTTTCACAATCCTGATGGGCGAGGAAGTCGCTCCAAGACGACTATTCATCGAGGACAACGCCCTAAACGTGTCTTACCTCGACGTGTAG
- the gyrA gene encoding DNA gyrase subunit A — translation MENTSNERISSTSITDIMQTAYIDYSMSVIVSRALPDARDGLKPVQRRILYAMLREGLLHNRAFDKCAGVVGEVLKNYHPHGDSSVYDTLVRMAQNWVMRYPLIDPQGNFGSVDGDSPAAYRYTEARLTAIAEDLLRNIDEDTVDFVPNYKESTTEPSVLPAGLPNLLMNGSTGIAVGMATNIPPHNLDELIDGICAQIDNPNITIAELGELIQGPDFPTGGRIIGRKGIDEYMNTGRGIVRMRGAVASEPMDSGDRERIIISTIPYNVNRASLVTKIAELVSTKEIEGISDLRDESDENTRIVIELKRGEFPEVIISKLYKKTALESSFGVNMLALDNKRPKQMNMKEMINCYIDHRRDVIYRRTAFRLKKAEDRAHILEGYKIALDNLDDFIKIIRSSANREEAKTRLQEKYPLSDRQVTAILDLRLYQLTGMERDKIEEEYAELLKLIEELRSILENEYKLLSIIKEELLELKEKYTSPRKCEIVPYEGDISKADMTPKEGCFITVSHKGFIKRVSDSEFRTQKRGGKGVQGGNTYDEDFIEHIFTANTHDTIMFFMNNGRVYVEKVYELPEGSRTSKGRSINNVLQLQKDEQIAAMICVKEITEDNNLVMCTKNGTVKKTNLAAYKNFRKGGIIGINIDEGDSLITVKLTNRDSELVIVTHMGKSIRFHESDLREQGRATRGVRGVKLSDKDYAKAMEVVDNESALLICGMNGQGKRTVFDEFPLQKRGGSGVIAAKTSGVAGALAVRENDEIMMLTKNGQAVRTSVKDINLIGRITKGVRCINLNDGDKLLGIARIVEDEEEMGEAPTDGVSTEE, via the coding sequence ATGGAAAACACTTCCAACGAAAGAATCTCATCCACCAGCATCACCGACATCATGCAGACTGCCTACATCGACTACTCGATGTCGGTCATCGTCAGCCGAGCCCTCCCCGATGCGAGAGACGGACTCAAGCCCGTGCAGCGACGCATCCTCTACGCGATGCTCCGCGAAGGCCTTCTCCACAACCGAGCCTTCGACAAATGTGCCGGTGTAGTCGGTGAAGTTCTAAAAAACTACCACCCACACGGCGACTCCTCCGTGTACGACACGCTCGTTCGCATGGCCCAAAACTGGGTGATGCGCTACCCGCTTATCGATCCGCAAGGTAACTTCGGATCCGTCGATGGAGACTCTCCAGCCGCCTACCGCTACACCGAAGCGCGTTTGACCGCCATAGCGGAAGACCTGCTGCGAAACATCGACGAGGACACCGTCGACTTCGTACCAAACTACAAGGAGTCGACCACCGAACCGTCCGTATTGCCAGCTGGACTACCGAACCTGTTGATGAACGGTTCCACCGGGATCGCGGTGGGTATGGCAACTAATATTCCGCCACACAACCTCGACGAGCTTATCGACGGAATCTGTGCCCAGATCGACAATCCAAACATCACTATCGCCGAACTTGGCGAGCTGATACAAGGACCCGACTTCCCAACCGGTGGACGCATCATCGGACGCAAGGGAATCGATGAATACATGAATACCGGACGCGGCATCGTACGGATGCGCGGAGCCGTAGCATCCGAGCCGATGGATAGCGGCGACCGGGAGCGGATTATCATCTCAACCATTCCCTACAACGTTAACCGAGCATCTCTGGTTACGAAGATCGCTGAACTCGTATCCACCAAGGAGATCGAGGGGATCTCGGATCTTCGCGACGAGTCCGACGAAAACACCCGCATCGTCATCGAGTTGAAGCGTGGTGAATTTCCGGAAGTCATCATCTCCAAGCTATACAAGAAGACCGCGCTAGAGTCATCCTTCGGCGTCAACATGCTGGCCCTCGACAACAAGCGGCCCAAGCAGATGAACATGAAGGAGATGATCAACTGCTACATCGATCATCGACGCGACGTCATCTACCGCCGCACCGCGTTCCGCCTAAAGAAAGCGGAGGACCGTGCCCACATCCTCGAGGGCTACAAGATCGCCCTCGATAACCTGGACGACTTCATCAAAATAATCCGCTCTTCCGCCAACCGCGAAGAAGCGAAAACTCGCCTCCAGGAAAAGTACCCGCTTTCCGATCGCCAAGTCACAGCCATCCTTGACCTCCGCCTCTACCAGCTCACCGGCATGGAGCGCGATAAGATCGAGGAAGAATACGCAGAGCTACTCAAGCTGATCGAAGAACTCCGCTCCATTCTGGAAAACGAGTACAAACTGCTCTCCATCATCAAGGAAGAACTGCTCGAGCTGAAAGAGAAGTACACCAGCCCACGTAAATGCGAAATCGTACCCTACGAGGGAGACATCTCCAAGGCGGACATGACGCCCAAGGAAGGTTGCTTCATCACAGTATCCCACAAGGGATTCATCAAACGCGTATCCGATTCCGAATTTAGAACCCAAAAACGAGGAGGAAAGGGAGTACAAGGCGGTAACACTTACGACGAAGACTTCATCGAGCACATTTTCACCGCCAACACTCACGACACCATAATGTTCTTCATGAACAACGGCCGTGTATACGTCGAAAAGGTCTACGAGCTTCCAGAAGGATCACGTACTTCCAAAGGTCGCAGCATAAACAATGTGCTGCAGCTCCAAAAGGACGAGCAGATCGCCGCTATGATCTGCGTAAAGGAGATCACAGAGGACAACAACTTGGTCATGTGCACCAAAAACGGCACCGTTAAGAAGACCAACCTCGCAGCCTACAAGAACTTCCGCAAGGGAGGCATTATCGGCATCAATATCGATGAAGGGGACTCCCTCATCACGGTTAAGCTCACGAACCGGGATAGCGAGCTGGTCATCGTTACCCACATGGGCAAGTCCATCCGCTTCCACGAGTCCGACCTTCGTGAGCAAGGCCGCGCGACTCGCGGTGTACGAGGCGTCAAACTATCCGACAAGGATTACGCGAAAGCCATGGAAGTGGTCGACAACGAGTCAGCCCTTCTAATCTGTGGCATGAACGGACAAGGGAAACGCACCGTTTTCGATGAGTTTCCGCTCCAGAAACGCGGGGGCAGCGGGGTGATCGCCGCTAAAACCTCGGGCGTAGCCGGAGCTTTGGCAGTTCGAGAAAACGACGAGATCATGATGCTGACCAAGAACGGGCAAGCAGTTCGCACAAGCGTCAAAGACATCAATTTGATCGGTCGAATCACTAAGGGAGTCCGCTGCATAAACCTCAACGATGGCGACAAGCTTCTCGGTATTGCTCGAATCGTGGAGGACGAAGAGGAAATGGGAGAAGCGCCGACAGATGGTGTTTCCACTGAGGAATAG
- a CDS encoding porin yields MNKLLSLTAAGVLLSSSALYGQIEINENLSVTGFLDMSLYHADDDSGDSTSFDLDQMEIDFLYSFNEITAEVDLDYQRGETNEIDLEQAFITYDLGEGTSITAGKFLSYMGWETAEPTGLYQYSYAYGTTIPGYHNGVTIDFSDDWGSIGLAVLDSVYDDDGSINSDADDYDMGIETKVVFTPADGWTFFLGYGIDSANAGLEDRELINFWTSYEFGATTLAFEYNIYSDTFSDIDQWLLMYSVATGDKGTFTARISDSVTEYTMLDYSASGLWEDEDFKYTVAYIHAVNDNLAIVTEASLTDGGSYRGDLTEFAVEALFTF; encoded by the coding sequence ATGAACAAACTACTAAGCCTAACTGCAGCAGGTGTGCTGCTTTCTAGCTCTGCCCTATATGGTCAGATCGAAATCAACGAAAATCTGTCCGTGACAGGTTTCCTCGACATGTCGCTTTACCATGCAGACGACGACAGCGGAGACTCCACTTCGTTCGACCTCGATCAGATGGAAATCGACTTCCTCTACTCGTTCAACGAGATCACTGCTGAGGTAGACTTGGACTACCAACGCGGCGAAACCAACGAGATCGACCTCGAGCAGGCGTTCATCACCTACGATTTGGGCGAAGGCACCTCGATCACTGCTGGTAAGTTCCTCAGCTACATGGGCTGGGAAACCGCTGAGCCTACTGGCCTCTACCAGTACTCATACGCCTACGGCACCACCATCCCGGGTTACCACAACGGTGTGACCATCGACTTCAGCGACGACTGGGGCTCCATCGGTTTGGCTGTACTCGACTCCGTGTACGACGACGACGGTTCCATCAACAGCGACGCTGATGACTACGACATGGGTATCGAAACCAAGGTTGTGTTCACACCTGCAGACGGTTGGACATTCTTCCTCGGCTACGGCATCGATTCCGCTAACGCTGGTCTCGAAGACCGCGAGTTGATCAACTTCTGGACTTCTTACGAGTTCGGAGCAACTACACTCGCTTTCGAGTACAACATCTACTCTGACACTTTCTCAGACATCGATCAGTGGCTCCTCATGTACTCCGTTGCAACTGGCGACAAGGGTACATTCACCGCTCGTATCAGCGACAGCGTCACCGAGTACACCATGCTTGACTACTCTGCTTCCGGACTATGGGAAGACGAAGACTTCAAGTACACCGTTGCTTACATCCACGCTGTAAACGACAACCTCGCTATCGTAACTGAAGCTAGCCTCACCGACGGCGGTTCATACCGCGGCGACCTCACCGAGTTCGCAGTTGAAGCTCTCTTCACATTCTAG